One window of Daphnia carinata strain CSIRO-1 chromosome 7, CSIRO_AGI_Dcar_HiC_V3, whole genome shotgun sequence genomic DNA carries:
- the LOC130703327 gene encoding tectonin beta-propeller repeat-containing protein-like — MFVVGGYLQLNTLTMVMPILKENSGSLYVVTTEGKVIQLLNGSWSELADECNKELRVKRISCCSTSLWAICGDHQVHMRLESELPIRIREEAYENQRWNPIDGFCDKLLPTDRPFYSSQDGLTDRDLKIVKLPSQAWVWDDQWHLELLHEGQHLDAEGWMYAVDFPRAYSNTKAWNSCVRRRKWVRNRRYNGVRTWVSLPPVILNDTMEPFIDIATGGAEIPGAVSGFVAVWAVTINGLLLYREGVNLLTCPDGNSWRKIDTPQGCEPCQVSVSPQGVVWILAWTGQLLTRNGVTWNCETGITWYEVPPPFKGLSFSHISVGLNSTWAVSRENEVWLRKGLDSSILGSSWTAMVGQMNLVFTGSDKQVCGLLLQDQELYLRTGIKTEESGGRSWKVLKTDDMTFVWLAFDGKGFIHRLEDGTDSYWTEPWRAEILQKLRERHSEWKDKFAEYSTAAETTDWIKNGRALLHNRWVNLGLRCCSQEPLLDVEDLRLLAVEITAVRRTGDLGLVVHHLQNSPIKLSFTSEEEVEDWAAHLTKVTRASRQCVGIFAQSIWALTDMGDPFVHESQVELEAKDIPYQVEMTSNAGNQSSLFIRDIPDGFYRGCGIIINGAVAANANRFSVNLQCGPTIHLHEVFTAKRDVALHINPRFDSCPGSVEVVRNSYSNNLWDIEEKSGVFDLQPGNRFTISIHCQKQQYLVKINEVVFTFAYRLSPFSVSHLVVKGDVNLFSVTYSIPKTSVPSHALWTQLGGHFRHMEASYSGIVWALGQDGTCWIHTGYHGGGFFKGVFDGSSHGIHPVTDEGLVNLYENQRWNPVAGFSARGLPTDRPPWSDITGFHTYSKENMSLPNRSWSWISEWLVDYHPPGGADREGWQYATDYPSRYHAHKGSFDYVRRKRWQRKCRYTSTGPWFQFGLTKLLDISMQVDHSGSPEEPLLLWAIAANGSILRRVGVTVIKPQGDSWEAVLGEHAFQSLSIGVEGRVWAITSLGVPALRHRVTNINPDGVAWLLMDRPEGTAALRQISAGDIQVWAVDSHDRLYRRKDIVSILPEGTSWELVDEHVLHVSVGKHDQVWAVLDTKLNETKINEKGSICIRRGITASCPVGTGWEFVIGGGWSFVCNRGHDIPF, encoded by the exons ATGTTTGTCGTCGGTGGATATTTACAGTTGAACACACTGACGATGGTGATGCCtatattgaaagaaaatagtGGAAGTCTATATGTAGTCACAACAGAAGGCAAAGTCATACAACTATTGAACGGTTCGTGGTCCGAGTTGGCGGACGAGTGTAACAAAGAGTTACGTGTTAAACGCATTAGTTGCTGCTCAACTTCTTTGTGGGCTATTTGTGGCGATCATCAAGTGCATATGCGATTGGAGTCGGAGTTGCCTATTCGAATCAGAGAAGAGGCATACGAAAATCAAAGATGGAACCCGATTGACGGCTTCTGTGATAAACTGTTACCCACAGACCGACCATTTTATTCAAGCCAAGATGGCTTAACTGACAGAGACCTCAAAATAGTTAAGTTGCCTAGCCAAGCATGGGTATGGGATGATCAATGGCACCTTGAGTTGCTGCATGAAGGGCAACACCTTGATGCTGAG ggtTGGATGTATGCAGTTGATTTTCCTCGAGCTTATTCCAATACAAAAGCTTGGAACTCCTGTGTCAGAAGGAGAAAATGGGTACGAAATAGGCGATATAATGGTGTTCGAACTTGGGTTTCACTACCCCCAGTGATACTCAACGATACGATGGAACCATTCATCGATATTGCAACGGGTGGTGCCGAAATACCAGGCGCTGTGTCCGGCTTCGTGGCTGTATGGGCAGTCACAATTAATGGTCTCCTACTCTACAG AGAAGGGGTAAATTTGTTAACGTGTCCCGATGGTAATAGCTGGAGGAAGATAGATACACCGCAGGGCTGCGAACCATGTCAAGTCAGTGTCAGCCCTCAAGGTGTCGTATGGATTTTAgcttg GACCGGCCAGTTATTGACTCGCAACGGGGTGACCTGGAATTGTGAGACAGGTATCACTTGGTACGAGGTACCTCCTCCATTCAAGGGACTCTCTTTCAGTCATATATCAGTGGGACTGAATTCGACTTGGGCTGTCAGCCGCGAAAATGAAGTCTGGTTAAGAAAAGGGCTGGATTCCTCCATCCTCGGCTCAAGCTGGACAGCCATGGTTGGCCAAATGAACTTAGTTTTTACCGGATCTGACAAACAAGTATGCGGACTTTTATTACAAGACCAAGAACTTTACTTACGGACAGGCATCAAAACGGAAGAATCCGGAGGACGGTCTTGGAAGGTGCTCAAAACGGATGACATGACTTTCGTCTGGCTGGCTTTTGATGGAAAAGGTTTCATTCACCGTCTGGAAGACGGCACTGATTCTTATTGGACAGAACCTTGGAGAGCCGAAATTTTACAGAAGCTGCGTGAACGCCATAGTGAGTGGAAGGACAAATTTGCTGAATATTCCACGGCAGCTGAAACTACTGATTGGATCAAGAATGGGCGAGCTTTGTTACATAATCGTTGGGTCAACCTTGGGTTACGCTGCTGCAGCCAAGAACCGTTACTGGATGTAGAAGATTTACGGCTATTGGCTGTTGAAATTACTGCCGTCCGACGTACCGGGGATCTCGGACTAGTCGTCCACCATCTACAGAATTCACCAATAAAGCTTTCATTTACTAGTGAAGAAGAAGTTGAAGACTGGGCAGCTCACTTGACGAAAGTGACTCGCGCCTCGCGCCAGTGCGTAGGAATTTTCGCTCAATCGATCTGGGCTTTAACAGATATGGGTGATCCATTTGTTCACGAATCACAG GTGGAACTAGAAGCAAAAGACATTCCTTACCAAGTTGAAATGACTTCAAATGCGGGCAATCAATCATCATTATTTATCCGCGATATTCCAGACGGTTTTTACCGAGGCTGTGGAATCATTATAAACGGTGCCGTGGCTGCCAATGCAAATCGTTTTTCTGTTAATCTCCAGTGCGGTCCAACTATTCATCTCCATGAGGTATTCACGGCCAAGCGGGATGTGGCCCTACACATTAATCCACGATTCGATTCCTGTCCTGGATCTGTCGAAGTTGTGCGCAACTCGTACTCCAATAACCTATGGGACATTGAAGAGAAATCGGGGGTCTTCGACCTACAACCCGGAAACAGATTTACTATATCCATTCACTGCCAGAAACAACAATACCTA GTCAAAATCAACGAAGTCGTCTTCACGTTTGCGTATAGACTTTCTCCTTTCAGTGTATCTCATCTGGTCGTTAAAGGCGACGTTAACCTCTTTTCAGTTACGTACTCAATTCCCAAAACCTCTGTCCCTTCACATGCATTGTGGACGCAACTTGGCGGACACTTTCGCCACATGGAAGCGTCATACAGCGGCATTGTCTGGGCTTTGGGTCAGGATGGAACTTG CTGGATTCACACAGGCTACCACGGGGGCGGGTTTTTCAAAGGAGTTTTTGATGGAAGTTCTCATGGAATCCATCCCGTCACTGACGAGGGACTTGTTAATCTTTATGAGAACCAACGTTGGAACCCTGTG GCCGGATTCTCAGCTCGTGGTCTGCCCACTGATAGGCCGCCCTGGAGCGACATAACCGGATTCCATACTTACAGTAAAGAAAATATGTCGCTTCCAAATCGAAGTTGGAGCTGG ATTTCTGAATGGCTCGTCGATTATCATCCTCCCGGTGGAGCAGATAGGGAAGGATGGCAATATGCGACCGACTATCCGTCTCGTTACCATGCACACAAAGGTTCCTTTGATTACGTCAGGCGTAAGCGCTGGCAGCGCAAATGTCGGTACACAAGTACTGGACCATGGTTTCAGTTTGGTCTTACTAAGTTGTTAGACATTTCGATGCAG GTCGATCACAGCGGAAGTCCAGAAGAGCCGCTTCTATTGTGGGCTATTGCAGCTAATGGTTCCATTCTACGCCGGGTAGGAGTGACTGTGATAAAACCACAAGGTGATTCATGGGAAGCCGTGTTAGGCGAGCATGCCTTCCAGTCTTTGTCGATTGGAGTAGAGGGACGGGTGTGGGCCATTACTTCACTGGGAGTGCCAGCTTTGCGACACAGAGTAACCAACATCAATCCTGATG GCGTGGCTTGGCTCTTGATGGATCGACCCGAAGGCACTGCCGCTCTTCGGCAGATCTCAGCAGGTGATATTCAAGTATGGGCAGTAGACTCCCACGATCGTTTGTACCGACGCAAGGATATTGTTTCTATCCTACCCGAAGGAACCTCATGGGAACTAGTCGATGAACACGTCTTACACGTGTCTGTAGGGAAACATGACCAA GTTTGGGCGGTATTGGATACAAAACTGAATGAAAccaaaataaacgaaaaaggttCCATTTGTATCCGAAGAGGAATAACTGCATCTTGTCCTGTCGGCACTGGATGGGAGTTTGTGATTGGG GGTGGTTGGAGCTTTGTCTGCAACCGCGGGCACGACATTCCATTTTAA